A window of the Falco biarmicus isolate bFalBia1 chromosome 10, bFalBia1.pri, whole genome shotgun sequence genome harbors these coding sequences:
- the BMAL1 gene encoding basic helix-loop-helix ARNT-like protein 1 isoform X1, whose product MADQRMDISSTISDFMSPDPADLISSSLSTSGMDCNRKRKGSSTDYQLDGFPFEEGMDTDKDDQHGRLEYTDQQGRIKNAREAHSQIEKRRRDKMNSFIDELASLVPTCNAMSRKLDKLTVLRMAVQHMKTLRGAANPYTEANYKPAFLSDDELKHLILRAADGFLFVVGCDRGKILFVSESVFKILNYSQNDLIGQSLFDYLHPKDIAKVKEQLSSSDTAPRERLIDAKTGLPVKTDITPGPSRLCSGARRSFFCRMKCNRPSVKVEDKDFPSTCSKKKADRKSFCTIHSTGYLKSWPPTKMGLDEDNEPDNEGCNLSCLVAIGRLHPHVVPQPVNGEIRVKPTEYVSRHAIDGKFVFVDQRATAILAYLPQELLGTSCYEYFHQDDIGHLAECHRQVLQTREKITTNCYKFKIKDGSFITLRSRWFSFMNPWTKEVEYIVSTNTVVSTNVLESGDAAFPQLAASPHSMDSVLQAGEGGPKRTHPTVPGIPGGTRAGAGKIGRMIAEEIMEIHRIRGSSPSSCGSSPLNITSTPPPDTSSPGGKKILNGGTPDISSAGLLSGQIQDSSGYPYSDNSSILGENSHIGIDMIDNDQGSSSPSNDEAAMAVIMSLLEADAGLGGPVDFSDLPWPL is encoded by the exons acttgatGGCTTTCCTTTTGA gGAAGGTATGGATACAGATAAAGATGACCAACATGGAAG ATTGGAGTATACAGACCAACAAGGCAGAATAAAAAATGCAAG GGAGGCTCATAGTCAAATTGAAAAAAGGCGTAGAGATAAAATGAACAGTTTTATAGATGAACTGGCATCTTTGGTACCAACGTGCAACGCTATGTCTCGAAAGCTAGATAAACTCACTGTCTTGAGGATGGCTGTCCAGCACATGAAAACACTACGTG gtgcTGCAAACCCATATACAGAAGCAAACTATAAGCCTGCTTTTCTATCAGATGATGAATTAAAACACCTTATTCTCAGG GCAGCAgatggatttctttttgttgtggGTTGTGACAGAGGGAAGATACTGTTTGTTTCAGAATCTGTCTTCAAGATCCTCAACTATAGTCAg AATGATTTGATTGGTCAAAGTTTATTTGATTACCTTCATCCTAAAGACATTGCCAAAGTGAAGGAGCAGCTCTCTTCTTCTGACACTGCGCCTCGAGAAAGGCTTATAGATGCAAAAA CTGGACTCCCAGTTAAGACTGATATAACACCTGGGCCATCACGACTATGCTCTGGAGCAAGAAGGTCCTTCTTTTGTAGGATGAAGTGCAATAGACCTTCAGTGAAAGTAGAAGACAAGGATTTTCCTTCAACCTGTTCAAAGAAGAAAG cagATCGCAAAAGCTTTTGCACTATTCATAGTACAGGATATTTAAAAAGCTGGCCGCCAACAAAAATGGGACTAGATGAAGATAATGAACCAGATAACGAGGGTTGTAATTTAAGCTGTCTTGTTGCAATTGGACGGCTGCATCCTCATGTAGTGCCACAGCCAGTCAACGGGGAGATCAGGGTGAAACCTACAGAATATGTTTCTCGACATGCAATAGATGGGAAATTTGTTTTTGTAGATCAGAG GGCGACAGCCATTCTGGCATACTTACCCCAGGAACTTCTAGGTACTTCGTGTTACGAATATTTTCATCAAGATGATATAGGACACCTTGCAGAATGTCATAGACAAG TTTTGCagacaagagaaaaaattacGACTAACTGCtacaagtttaaaataaaagatggcTCTTTTATTACATTGCGGAGTCGCTGGTTCAGTTTCATGAACCCTTGGACCAAAGAAGTAGAATACATTGTCTCAACAAATACAGTCGTTTC CACCAACGTACTTGAGAGTGGAGACGCAGCCTTCCCACAGCTTGCAGCTTCTCCACACAGCATGGACAGTGTGCTTCAGGCTGGAGAAG GTGGCCCAAAGAGGACCCATCCTACTGTGCCTGGAATTCCAGGTGGAACAAGAGCTGGGGCGGGTAAAATAGGAAGGATGATTGCTGAAGAAATCATGGAGATTCACAG GATAAGAGGATCATCACCTTCTAGCTGCGGTTCAAGTCCCCTGAATATTACCAGCACACCACCACCTGATACGTCCTCCCCAGGAGGCAAGAAG atatTAAATGGTGGCACTCCAGACATTTCTTCAGCTGGGTTACTGTCTGGGCAAATCCAAGACAGTTCTGGTTACCCGTACTCTGACAACTCCTCTATTCTCG GGGAGAACTCTCACATAGGCATTGACATGATTGACAATGATCAAGGATCAAGCAGCCCCAGCAACGATGAAGCAGCCATGGCAGTGATAATGAGCCTTCTTGAAGCAGATGCAGGTCTTGGTGGCCCTGTAGACTTCAGTGACTTGCCGTGGCCCTTGTAA
- the BMAL1 gene encoding basic helix-loop-helix ARNT-like protein 1 isoform X2 — MDTDKDDQHGRLEYTDQQGRIKNAREAHSQIEKRRRDKMNSFIDELASLVPTCNAMSRKLDKLTVLRMAVQHMKTLRGAANPYTEANYKPAFLSDDELKHLILRAADGFLFVVGCDRGKILFVSESVFKILNYSQNDLIGQSLFDYLHPKDIAKVKEQLSSSDTAPRERLIDAKTGLPVKTDITPGPSRLCSGARRSFFCRMKCNRPSVKVEDKDFPSTCSKKKADRKSFCTIHSTGYLKSWPPTKMGLDEDNEPDNEGCNLSCLVAIGRLHPHVVPQPVNGEIRVKPTEYVSRHAIDGKFVFVDQRATAILAYLPQELLGTSCYEYFHQDDIGHLAECHRQVLQTREKITTNCYKFKIKDGSFITLRSRWFSFMNPWTKEVEYIVSTNTVVSTNVLESGDAAFPQLAASPHSMDSVLQAGEGGPKRTHPTVPGIPGGTRAGAGKIGRMIAEEIMEIHRIRGSSPSSCGSSPLNITSTPPPDTSSPGGKKILNGGTPDISSAGLLSGQIQDSSGYPYSDNSSILGENSHIGIDMIDNDQGSSSPSNDEAAMAVIMSLLEADAGLGGPVDFSDLPWPL, encoded by the exons ATGGATACAGATAAAGATGACCAACATGGAAG ATTGGAGTATACAGACCAACAAGGCAGAATAAAAAATGCAAG GGAGGCTCATAGTCAAATTGAAAAAAGGCGTAGAGATAAAATGAACAGTTTTATAGATGAACTGGCATCTTTGGTACCAACGTGCAACGCTATGTCTCGAAAGCTAGATAAACTCACTGTCTTGAGGATGGCTGTCCAGCACATGAAAACACTACGTG gtgcTGCAAACCCATATACAGAAGCAAACTATAAGCCTGCTTTTCTATCAGATGATGAATTAAAACACCTTATTCTCAGG GCAGCAgatggatttctttttgttgtggGTTGTGACAGAGGGAAGATACTGTTTGTTTCAGAATCTGTCTTCAAGATCCTCAACTATAGTCAg AATGATTTGATTGGTCAAAGTTTATTTGATTACCTTCATCCTAAAGACATTGCCAAAGTGAAGGAGCAGCTCTCTTCTTCTGACACTGCGCCTCGAGAAAGGCTTATAGATGCAAAAA CTGGACTCCCAGTTAAGACTGATATAACACCTGGGCCATCACGACTATGCTCTGGAGCAAGAAGGTCCTTCTTTTGTAGGATGAAGTGCAATAGACCTTCAGTGAAAGTAGAAGACAAGGATTTTCCTTCAACCTGTTCAAAGAAGAAAG cagATCGCAAAAGCTTTTGCACTATTCATAGTACAGGATATTTAAAAAGCTGGCCGCCAACAAAAATGGGACTAGATGAAGATAATGAACCAGATAACGAGGGTTGTAATTTAAGCTGTCTTGTTGCAATTGGACGGCTGCATCCTCATGTAGTGCCACAGCCAGTCAACGGGGAGATCAGGGTGAAACCTACAGAATATGTTTCTCGACATGCAATAGATGGGAAATTTGTTTTTGTAGATCAGAG GGCGACAGCCATTCTGGCATACTTACCCCAGGAACTTCTAGGTACTTCGTGTTACGAATATTTTCATCAAGATGATATAGGACACCTTGCAGAATGTCATAGACAAG TTTTGCagacaagagaaaaaattacGACTAACTGCtacaagtttaaaataaaagatggcTCTTTTATTACATTGCGGAGTCGCTGGTTCAGTTTCATGAACCCTTGGACCAAAGAAGTAGAATACATTGTCTCAACAAATACAGTCGTTTC CACCAACGTACTTGAGAGTGGAGACGCAGCCTTCCCACAGCTTGCAGCTTCTCCACACAGCATGGACAGTGTGCTTCAGGCTGGAGAAG GTGGCCCAAAGAGGACCCATCCTACTGTGCCTGGAATTCCAGGTGGAACAAGAGCTGGGGCGGGTAAAATAGGAAGGATGATTGCTGAAGAAATCATGGAGATTCACAG GATAAGAGGATCATCACCTTCTAGCTGCGGTTCAAGTCCCCTGAATATTACCAGCACACCACCACCTGATACGTCCTCCCCAGGAGGCAAGAAG atatTAAATGGTGGCACTCCAGACATTTCTTCAGCTGGGTTACTGTCTGGGCAAATCCAAGACAGTTCTGGTTACCCGTACTCTGACAACTCCTCTATTCTCG GGGAGAACTCTCACATAGGCATTGACATGATTGACAATGATCAAGGATCAAGCAGCCCCAGCAACGATGAAGCAGCCATGGCAGTGATAATGAGCCTTCTTGAAGCAGATGCAGGTCTTGGTGGCCCTGTAGACTTCAGTGACTTGCCGTGGCCCTTGTAA